The genomic stretch gtttattttaaacaacgTATTTGTCCaccttttaatttagtttgtgctaattagataaaggTAAAGGTTCACTTAtagcacaaaatggcataaaaCATCAACTTTATCAAGAACACTAAAAAGGTCACAATTTGGTTCAGAAATGGGTCTAATTCAAAAGCCTTAGTGCTAAATAAATCAGTTCTGTTCATCAAAGTACACACTATTCTCCAAAGTAAGCCCACTTtagacattttgtcaaaatatggtGATTTTGCGCaattttcagacctaaaagctttaGAAACACTTTGACCTCCACCTACGATCtaaatgttttgtaaccaaaagattccaatttCAATATAgaatttgtcaatataaaaatgtttaggaTCGTGGATGAAAGCCAATGTTAATCAttctaaaaacaattaaaatcatgatttttttttttaccaaaattgacCTTAAAATACAAATAACGTATATGTAAGGGgtcataatttcataaattttcaaggaaggtgccaaaaaaaatatgtttgtctaAATGGTATTACCACTAGTATttctttgtaaaatttgtaatttgtttggCCCGatttaaaaaacatcaaaaatttagggtcaatgtTAACCCGTCGTGAACCTTCTACTTTTcacatgtctgatttatcttttatcatatatattaccCTACAGCTATGGTAATTAGTAAttgcaaataaaaacaaaccttaattcaTCTCCTGCACCTGTCAattcaaaattgtcaaaaatcaCAATATTGGTAAAAGAATATAATGCAGGGTGTATAAAGAATAGTATTACTTGAAtgtaacagttattatcaaatatatatatgtacatctttAAACTGTGAATACATGTAGAATCTATTTTACTATAAGGCCAGAGacatacaattgtattatatgtctttgCTTAGGCTTATGTTGAGTTTTCTGTAACAGTTTATATATTACTGAACAAATCCATTATAAAAATGgttgttaaaaaataatttaacacgtaaaatttttattaaatatgaataacaaaaacgTTCAAttattgaccataaacacagttttagatttattttcattgtaattaGAATGTAATCAAAAGGTAAACAGAATAACAGGCTATTTTGAAAACGTGTTTCCACAGTGGGACGTTTGTTTGGATacgcaaaatgtaaaatgttaccACATAGTCCGGTCAGCATGCACATGTAAGTGCTACCAGTTGATTTCGATAAAACATTCGagaaaaatatttacatataataataaattataaggCGTTCAATTCTCTCAATCATTAATATTTAAGTTTCATACGTTGATATCCCATTCCTTCAAATGGGTATTTCCAACCTTTTTTATGTTCCTTGTACATCTTTATTGCATTCAATCAGTTTGATTGTATGTTACGATTATACGCTAAACAGCACACATGTACAATGCCGTAAAGAGAAATGCACGTCAATCtccttaaatatacatgtacatatctaCCATCTCTTACGTTATCTGCAGGAGGATGATTAATACAATGGTTAATTTTGTTGATTACAATGTTATATTTACAGTGGGGAAGCAGATCATAATAGTTTTGTAGTAATTTACTCGACTGAAGATTAATGAGGTATTTACTATTTTTACTAAATAAGTATAATTTCGTTGTACTCATGTTTAAACCACCTTGATATGTCAATAACTTTTACTGATTTTCGGTGTCGAATATAACGAAAAAGCTTACTTTGTGAATGCTTAATCACACATTTTGATTATGATTTCAATTAATATTGATAATACAAAGGTATATTATGTTTCCAAAATGAAACATATTTTCAACATAATAAAACAATCGTAGTCCATGACGTTTATAAATAACTAAAATGGCGGACTAAATACGTTGTGCTTAATctctttaaaaaatagaaaaaaagttgtgaaagTAATGAAGGAGTCTGGAATTTCTAAATCAACAGTCTAACCTAGAACATACGGCTGAACTAACTATGGTAGAACTTatcaaaaacaaatgacaatgctACAAACAGATAAATATTACATCAGTGAAAAGTCCTCCTGTCCCCTTTCCGATAATATCGAATGATGGTCAACAAAACCAGATCGTTGTCAATTTCTCGAATATTGTTCATGAAGAAGATGCATTAAGACAAATAATCCGGACATGATAAGTACATATgtgtttaataaataaaagatgtggtatgattgccaatgcgacaactatcaacaaaaaaaatcaaataacacaGGAATTAACAGCTATTGGTAACCATGTTTATGGTATTGGTTTAACGCTTTGTTGAACAAAATACGGACCAGTGTTCTGATTAGTATAAATTCCCGTATAAAAACAGTATTGTAAAATAATGTGGTATAATTTCGTAACCTTCCAAGTTTATCTATATGTGTATTAGAAAACTTGGTTtcatttaatatgtttattttaccattttatgtCTGTCTATTGTTAAAAACAAGAACACGATAAATGCTTTGTTTCATTATTCAGCTTGTTTCAATTCATCAGACCCCAAGGGAGATTGGAAAATAGAAACATGGTCATTACCGGTCTTCTTCCGACCGCCattaaagttttgcaaaaaatGGACGTTTGTTTGGATGtgcaaaatgtaaaattttaccGCTTAGTTCAATCAGAATGTTAGTGCTTCCTGGTCGATTTCgataaaatatttacatagtATACATTGTGTATGCACCTTATATGTCGTCCAGTCTCTCATATATTAACAATTAATTGTAATATTTGAGTTTTATACGTTGCTatccaaagattttttttctgttcctTGCACAGAATTTTTGCATTAAAACAGTTTGTTCGTATGCACTCAaattacttaaatatattttatttttatattgtttcctATTTTTGTTGTCATGTAATTGGACACGAACCTTAGATTGGCCTCATTGATAGATGGAACTATACTTCATTGCGCGTGAGATAATAATATAtgcaagaaaaaaacatttacaaaatttattcattGTTTATTATATACAAAAGATGTTCATCAAGTACATTAGAAATAACAATGTTTTCTTCAATCTACACGGCTTCCTTTTAAAAGATGAACTAACCCTTTCTTCCTGTGCACCATCCAGAAATGCACAAATGGCTAGAACAGCAGTCACGCCTCGTATAACATTTTCTAGGCCAACATGAAGATCTTTTTATACgactaaaagaaaaaaagactataaattgATATTCTATAAACATTATAAGAAACACAGtactatacatttttttagttgattatattcaagtttttttattaattggTGGACATCTCTACGTGAATAGTATTGACGAACATTTATTGACCTTCtgcaattaaaataataaatccaCGCCCGCAATCCTGTGAAATTCCGCAACATTGTGGTTGTATTtgttccaagtcagaagcctTTAATCAAGTGGTTGTAAAAGATTTTTATTGGATATTATCAATACGAAAGCATTCTAAACCAGGATCTTCCAATACATTTGTAACCATGATAATGTAGTTTTACCTCTCTgcaattttatcattgtttttttcttctttttttttttttttttgttttttagaaaaTGACCAGTCGTTTTTCGAGCTTTTGTTTTCGATTATTAAAACTTAAcaactttctcttttttttttataaacttatgCACATTTTATATCCTAAGAACTAAAGGTGTGCCTCGGTTATACAATATGTAGGTATAAGAACGTTCTTTCAAAGAATATCAACGCTGCATGTTGAATAACTTGGTCggttttggtttttcttttttataatttatggTTGAATCTTCTTCATTTGATGGTTATTTAAAACAATCTATGATATAACCATTTTTAATACTCTTAATGGAGATTGTTTTTCCTAGGATCATTGCTCATAAATCATTAATTACGATAATAAAACCGAGACACTCAACCGTTATTTGATTTGTAAATAAGTAGACTCAATTGAATCTATCAAATAAAACAATACGGGACCAAATATGTTAACCAAATTACTTATGAATAAGTCCATTGTCTTCCAGCATTTCGTCCTTTGCCATGGTgactgcaagaaaaaaaaagttgtttataTTCTTAAATCGTGATAAATTCATGTGGTGTCACAAGCTCCATAAGTAAAGCGTTGTGAACATGTTACAGGAAATTTAACTTGTTATTCTAAATATGCAACATATATACACTATATACTGCAAATGATCTTGTATTTCAAGTTCATGCACATACATGTGTATCCtttaacaatattataatatACCAGTCGATGTCTTCGTTTGTTCTATggtatttgttgttgtttttctgaTATAATTAAGTATAacatatatcttatatattttgtattgtaatGCATCAAGTgcaatcaaatatttgtatatagatAAACAACCAGATCTGCAAATACAGAAATCATATTTCTGCATGTAAAATATAGAACgacaattaaatgttttaagtaatctatttatatatatatatatatatatagattactaaaaattcaacatttccggtatgaatagttttaattcactagtactttcatgtttaaataacaatcttcaGGTGAAACTATACATGATTAACGTAACTATGTAACGGTAGGTATGTAACGTCATAGTTGTCGTTGAgtatataaagggagataaatcgtaTTACACTTAGTCTATATATAGAAGTATGGAGCGTCATTATTACACAATAGAAAATGCATAGTTTGCATTCAATcgtgatttaaattttgaaataaaatgtttttccttTACTTCTCGTGTAATGTCACAAcccatattcattttataaaatgggaatattttaaaaaatccccCTCCACATTCGTCTAAATGTTTGCTTAGGGGGATTTTTCTGTATTGTGGCTGCCTTATATGTTGTCTATGAATGCGCACTCTTTCTGTTACACTGTTCCCTGTTTGGCCATGGCCGATATAAATTTCCTGGCAACCATtacatttaatgcaataaattaaGTTCTCGGATTTACAGGAATGTCTTCGTTGGTAAAAAGTGAAAGACCATTAGGTATGTCCATTCCCTTGCCGACATGGATATACGGACATGCTCCACAACGACTATCTCGACATTTTGACACACTGAATGTTCTTTGTTGGTCGAATCGTGCTCGGGTCAATAGTCGTTTAAGGTTTTGTGGTTGCCGTTTACTTTGTAGAAGTGTTTCTGTATTAATTAAACGGcgcagtatatatatatatatatatatctgggtCAATAGAAAAAAGAACACAAATGTTACATTCAGGCTTCATAATTAGCGATGAAATTCATTAATTAAAAGCGGGTTGTATGTTCATCTTACCTCCAACTGACATTATCAACATACAGACGACTAAAAACACAGAAATCTTCATTCTTCTCTTCAATATACTGTTagaaaaaagacatacaaatatGGCTAGTGTTgctattaaaataaaactttatttgaAGAGATCTCTTTTCTTAAATGAAGAATCTAGTTGAAACAACTGTTAAGAACAGTTGTAAGAATAATAATAAGATAATCATTTGTTTGTAAAAATCGATTGAAATATTGTGATACATACATTAGGTTCTGTAACGATATTGCAAATTACTTTTAATAAATTCTTCCATAAATTCTTCTTAATTTTCTTAAAAGAATTTGCGTTTAAAGTTCGGCGtgcatcaaaaattaaaaattgataattatttgGTGGAATAGTGTTTTGGAAATACTAAAATCGAATTTCTTAGACAAAAAATCCCTCTTAATCATAATATCagtaatacatgtagtttaaagaATATTAGATATACGTACAAGTCATTTATATTCTATGGTGATGTTATGCATGTTATGAATGACTGAGTTGATATTAATACACAAAAATAACTAGCATCGAAATTAACTTTACTGCTTAAACTACAGTCTAAAAACGAAACATGTGTAAAGCAGAGAATCTCCACATTCTTCTttggtattttgtatttttcGAATTAAGAGGACCGagctgaaattttaaaatatttgcagTACATAACGTTATTCTTAACTTTAGATTAACTGTTTTCACACATACATTTGTAAATCAGTGATAATATATTCATtgtttatacatacatgtatataccactGTTTCTTTTCAAATGCTATATCAATTTATActtaatataaacaaaatcatgACACTAGTAGCGAAGTTCAACTCGAAATATGAGCAGACTATACAGATTGTTAAAAAAGATTTATCTGAACAACtaacaattttttgttttatcttaagATATTCTAATATAAATGTACCTACATAAGCAAATCCAACTGATACGGAAAATACGTTTTATTAACAAATTTCATCTGTGGGTCACCTTTTATCCAACATTGCGACGCAAATGACATCTGACAAATGCAAACCATTTGTTTCAGTATCCTGCTTTGCGGTTGTCCGTAACAGTAACGAACTTAGAAAaggttattttgataaatataaaacaaatgcatatttaatactttatttccttatttgtgaaaaagtttatatatttgatataaaaacatCCTTTTGTAACATGCAcattaagaattatcaaataaaGGTCAGATAAAAATACAATCTGTTCggtaaattattactttttaaGTCTAAGTTGTTTACGTGGCTCCGTATTCGAACATCTTGGTATTGTGTAAgtgtgatgtggtatgattttagtattcttgtctttcgtttttgctaacaTGTTTTGtctatttacatttttctttttcttttttgaaatatttgtttgtttttataatgattggcattataacacaacgttgacAGCTATACCCCTATGTTTTATAGTGAggcgtctgtttgttttgttaacaaatCATTGTCAAAATATTAGAATTgtagtgagaggttaagctagctataatcCACCATTCTCTACTTACGAAAATgattgtaccaagtcatgaatatgacagttgttagacattcgtttgatgtgttgcagcttttgattttgtcattttcttaGAGTCTTTCCGTTTAGATTTTCTTTTGAGTTCGgtgtgtttgttattttacttatcgCACCATAACACAATGAAATAAATGCAGACACGGGATGAACATTAAgttcattagaaaaaaaatacatatgtacACAGAATAGAACGTTGATGCATTTATTTCATTGTGTTATGGTGGATTATAGCTAGCAGTGTGTAGtgtttgttcatttaaaaagaagTATTACAATGGGAACGTGCATAAGTAATATTTGAATTCGTGTTTTAAAGCATACATTATTAAATTCTTAGACCGTTCTATAATAATTACaacaaaaagaaacaagaaaGCACGATCATTGCTAAACTCTATTCTTGAAACAAAAGCTGTAAATTTAATAATGACTCTGACCAGCTTTTGATATATTTAAACACACTTTTAAACTTTTCTTAATGATGTTGTTTGATTTAAAGCTTTAATCGGATATGACTggtttttgtatttaattttgtgTTACATGGTATCAATGATTGCGGCAATAAGGCTACTGCGTACGTTGGTGACATAGTAGAAACTAAGAACCTATATGGTTTGACTATGAGACTTTACGTTATATAACGTGTTTACGGAAATGTCAGCTGTGGTAAACCACTAttacaaaatgttcaaacttaatttATTTACGTGTTGCTTATTTTATTGTTGACTATAAgtctttcatttaaataattgATTGTGAGGTCTGCAAAAACATACCAGGgtaccgtttcacaaagccttcgtAAGTCTACGTGTCATCGTAAGTCCATCGTAAATAAATCGTAGGATTTACAACCGTTTCACAAAGCCGACGTAAGTTAAGATGATCGTAAATAATGCGTAAATCCTGGCGTAACTTACTACAGCTATACCCAGTCGTAACTCCATCGTAGTTTTTctacgaaaataaattaatccatcTAACATGGCTGCAGCGTTCTTTATTCTTTGTCAAGATCAAGATGCCTCAAATgttagaagacgaagaagaatctTCAATATTATAGAACTACACTTAATGTCTTtcttcgtttgtttatttgtatattcaaGCAACTAACTTAATGCAAATCTAAGGTATTAATCATTGTTTACTCATCTTATTTCCCACCGGCGTACGTCTTCACAATTTAATAAATAggctttctatcacgtccgcgttctgaaatctatttataattatatcactACAGGCACAGTGGTACAGTGTAATCGATAAAACGTTTAAAGAAGGATGTTTTATTcccatttttaaagttatgtgtacAATATAAATCTGAAATCAGTGTTTTACAGTcaaaccagataataattatttttttgtaatttcggccaaaaagaaatgtattttaataagaatatcgaaataaatatctGACTGTAATTAGTTTCGTGGTTAATGGAACTTATTGCAACTATTTAGATATATATGCCTTTCGAGTGACTATTTTTGAATCGAATTTAATGTAGATCATATATATCAAAACTAATAGGGGAAAGCTGCAGATCAATAAGACTGTGTAGATGCGACATGTCttcaaaaattaatacagtagaaaaaaaatttggaagCGGGAGGGGATTTTAAAGattgaaaagtgaagcatttttttctgtttactttaattttttttatttagggacaTCGCCACATGCACCTGTTTCTATCAACGGGAAGGTCGACTatcaatatgtaatatatatggatagtcgaccttcccattgatagatcgaaacaagtgcctgtgcacatCTCTCCTCGGTCCTTCTTCTTTTAAGCATATTATTTAGGGAAAGAAAGACAATTATTCTATACACATTAGCCGTTTTAGCTATACAAAACTGTTGGAAATGTAGGTTATACgttaataagacagcaaccaaatgacaaagacaaaCTAAGGACATCCAGAAGGCAACATAGTATAGTATagtctttgtaattgtttggctttataaatattttgatatgagcgtcactgatgagtcttatatagacgaaacgcgcgtctggcgttctaaattataatcctggtacctttgataactattaacaccactgggtcgatgccactgctggtggacgtttcgtccccgagggtatcaccaacccagtagtcaacacttcggtgttgacatgaatattaataatgtggtcatttttttttataaatttcctgttaacaaaagtttaaatttttcgaaaaactaaggattttcttattccaggcatagatttccttagccgtatttggcacaactttttggaattttggatcctcaatgctcttcaactttgtaattgtttggctttataaatattttgatatgagcgtcactgatgagtcttatatagacgaaacgcgcgtctggcgtactaaattataatcttggtacctttgataactatttcaacaatatatatgttccagaccatatgagtatttgtacCGTACgtgtactttttcaaaatacgcggCAAACGTCGGACTGTTCGCGTACGGTCCGTcagattttaagaagttggtcaagttttaatacaaataaatatataattacagatcaaaatgacataaatctcgaattgatatataaaaagttcaattgtaattggaataaaaacttattgttttgactattttaataGGTCGCGTTAATTTAATCTGGTAAGCTTCTGTATTTAGCATGAAATTCAATATTACTCACTGAATTGAAGCCGACAAAATGTGGgtgaaaagtttttaaaatatttaggattttttttctagataaaACGTCACAACAGCTGTTTCCTTGTGAGACAACAGATCAATttctagttttaatataaaaataaaatttgatagaaa from Mytilus edulis chromosome 7, xbMytEdul2.2, whole genome shotgun sequence encodes the following:
- the LOC139481857 gene encoding uncharacterized protein, with product MVCICQMSFASQCWIKGDPQMKFVNKTYFPYQLDLLIILKRRMKISVFLVVCMLIMSVGVTMAKDEMLEDNGLIHNRIKRSSCWPRKCYTRRDCCSSHLCISGWCTGRKG